TTCTCGAAAAAGCCATTCTAGCTTCTTCAAAATAGCAGAAATAGTTACTGTGATGAACAATCCCATAACCATCAGTATCTCTGAAACGAACTTGATTTCTATATTCATAATTCATCCTTTTCACCTCATTTCACTGATTTTATATCTATCAGATGTAAAATTCATTTGATTATCCACAACATTCAAAATGTGATAAGCCGCTGAAAACCAAGCAAATCCCCAATGAGTACAGCCAAAATCTGTAGAAGTATGTTTTCTAATTAAATTAGTAGGATCTTTGAGCGATTCTTTTTTACTAAAGGCCCATGCGTATCCTGCACCATTGACTACGTCAAACTTTTGATTTATTTTTAAATCGTCTACGACTCCAGTTTCGCTGCTGCTTGTCACAAAAGGTGTCAAACATTCTTCTACTTGACCCATGGAAATAGTTTCTTGAGCATAAGAGACTGCTTCAAAACACCATTGAGATGGAGCATTGTAATTTAGTAGTTGTCTGTTCCATACCTTCGTGATGATTTGATCTCCTTGATTTATCAGATATAACGTATCCGAAGACAACTCTATCTGAGAGGATAAAGATCCGACTTTGATTGAATTTCCACTACTTTTCATAGTCTGTCTCAAATCAATAACGGCATCCATAGTTTCTGCAAATTCAGCCGTATCATTTGAACACTTTTCTATCTTAAACCTTGATATATCATGAATCATTCTTTGCTCAGCGGATTGTTTACCTACTTTCTGACAATAAGTCAAAGCATCAAATGGCAACGCACAAACATCAAAGAATTGAGTATAGAGATATCCTGCAAAAACAGAAAAAGCAATTTCTTTAACTGGTATAATCGTTTTTATAATCCTGATCAATGTCCGATCTTGAATACCAATATGCTCAATTACATCCTCAACATTTTTATTGTAATATTTTGCAGAAGCGGAAAATTTTACTTTCTTTCCATCAAATCTACCTGTAATAAAATCTGACCACTCAACTCCTATTCTTTCAATTTCTGAAAAGAAATAGTTAATACCATCTACCTCTTCCGGAAAATCGTTTTCTAATTTTTTTTGAAAACTCTGAATGTTCATCTCATATACATATTCTTCTTTATCTAATACAATGGATAGCTGAACAGCGTTTTTTCTTATTTCTAATGAGTCCTCAACTGTGTCTTCAAAAAACTGTTTCATGATTCCTGTTTTTAAATCATTTCCAAAAAAAGGGTACACAGATACATCCTCTGTCTTGTCAGTAAAGCGATAAACCTTATATTTCTTCTTCAACAATGACGCAGCTAAATCACCTGACAGACTATTGCCAATAATTCCGATGCGCTTATTCATGAAGTCTTCCTACAAAGATACTTGCTGTATTGCCGGCAAAAGCAAATGAATTAGAGAGTGCATAGTCTACAACCAGTTCTTCCTTAGAAGTGTTGAAGTGATTCGCTCCACACTCATCCAGTTTGTCTTCCAATCGAATCGTCGGTGGTACGATTTGATGATGGATCGATAACATCGTCGACGCCAATTCCAATGCACCAGCGGCAGCTAAACAATGACCAATCATTGATTTATTTGATGATACATACGGCTGTTTTTGAGATTTTTCGAAAAATCGATCAATGGCTCCAGCTTCCATCACATCATTCAATTTTGTTCCTGTACCGTGAGCATTCACATAATTAATTTTATCCAGCACATGTGGATGATCTTTTACCGCCATATTCATAGAAGCCGTAGCTCCCACTCCCTTAGGATCTGGACTAGTAATATGATACGCATCATTGTTAATTCCATAGCCTAAAACTTCACCATAAATTTTAGCGCCTCTTTTTTTCGCATGTTCTAATGTCTCAAAAGTGAAAAACGCTCCGCCTTCACCAATATTGATACCATCTCGCTGTTTATCGAATGGGCGACATTGGTTATTACTCAACGAACGTAATGCATGAAAACCATAATTAGAAAACTCCGTCATTGGATCTGCTCCACCAACAATGACCAACTCAGCATTTTCTTGTTGTATTAAATCAAAAGCGATCCCAGCTGCTGTTGTTCCTGCTGCACAAGCTGACATGGTTGTATAACAGCCACCTTCTACACCTGTTTCTTCTTTGATCGTAGAAACAAATTGAGGAATCTTGACTAACCAGTCTGCATTTTTCTTGCCATTTTCTTTGTCATTCACATACCCAAGAATCCGGCCATTCGATGCCAAAGAAGTGGCAAATGAAAGACACGCTCGATCTTCCATTTGCTGAATATTTTCTTTCGTTAATCCACTGTCTTCCAGCAACTCTTCTACAGAATTTTTAACGATATGATCAATTCTTTCAGGTTCATCAGAACTTGTAGTAAGATAGGGCATCTCTCGTTCAATTTCACCTACAAAGGACGTACTAAGCTTTGAACCATCAAATAATGAACATTCCTTCAATCCACTTACACCATTTATAGTATTTTCAAAAAATTCATCTTTATTATTACCATTTGCGCAAATAACGCCGATTCCGGTTACAACTACTCGATGTTTCGTCATATTATTCCATTCCTTTTTCTTCTCTTACGTAATCAGCAATACTTTGAACACTTCGGAAAATCGCCATGTCTTCATCGCTTACTTTCAATTCAAATACTTCATTCAATCCCACTACTAATTCCAAAGCATCAACTGAATCCAAACCTAAACCAATTTCTTCATCAGAATAAGATTCAAAAATCGGAGCCTCAAAATCAAAATTTTCTACATCTACATCATCAAGATCCAATTTGTCAATAATCATTTCTAATACTTTCATTTCCAAGCTTTCTTTTGCTACCTTTACGTTTTGTTCTGTCATCTCAAATTCCTCCAATAAATCCATTTTTTCAAATAATGGTTAATGCCATGTATTTGTTGCATTAACTATATCGCCAAATGAATCACTACAATGCGATTTTTCATACAATCGTCCAAATCATACATTTTTGCTTTTATTCTTCACGAACAACCGCACTTTTGCCATCTTATTCGTCGTTTCCTTTACCAAGCAGCTCATTGAAGCTATATAAAAGTAAAAAAACTTGCACTAGCACTCATCAAACGAATGAATAAATAGAAAAAAGTTTCCAAAAAATAGCAAGTTTACTTCAAGACTTCCTTGTAACACTTCGATAAAGTCTCTGATACAAAAAATACCCCTAAGATAGGGGCAAAAAAATTTTTACCTATTATAAGTAACTAACAAACGAATCATTTTTTCGCTATGAACAACTTCTGTCCTCAAAGTCCTTCATTCACAATAACTCTGTCATATCCGTTTGAATAGCATAAAATAGACTCAAATTTGATCAGAAAACCATGTTTTATGATTTATCGAAACATTCTATTTCACTTTCATAGATACTATTTCTATAAACAGCAAACGAAAGAAGGTTATTTATAAATGAAAAAAATAGCTGTTATTGGTAGTGGGTATTCTGGATTGACCTGTGCTACATTACTGGCAAAACAAGGATACAACGTAGAATTATTTGAAAAACATTCTGTTCTTGGCGGATATGGTGATGGGTTTGAGAAAAAAGGCTTTACTTTTCATACTTCTGTTTATCGTTTTCCTTCCACTGTCTATACGATCCTCGATCAAGTATTGGATTTAACCTATGACAATTTCTTATATTATTATATGCAGTACCATATTAATGATCGCAAAATTCTAATTGATGATGACCTGTTGAATGTCCTCATAAGAGAGTTCCCTCACCAACGTATCAATGTAGAACGATTCAAAGAAAAAATGGATGATGTATTAGATATTCTCAATGAAATTGATCAATCTGGCGGAAATATTTTATCTATTTCAGTGGAACGTTTGAAAGAATACCTGACATTCACAAAACAAACAATCGAAACTGTTCTTATTGAATTCTTTGGAGAAGATGCTCTATTCGCAAATGTTTTTTATGCCTTATTTGATTTAACCGCAGATATGTCAGCAATCACAATCCCCGCAACTCTTTGTGTCGGAAAGGATACTCCTGAAAATAAGATGGTCTTTGGCGGGGGAAAACAAGTAATTGCAGATTTAGAAACATTATTTTTGAAGTTTGAAGGGACCATCCATCGGAGAAAAGAAGTGGGTGCCACACGGATAGATGATGGATCATTGACGGAACTTCAATTTAAAAATGGAGAAGCGTATTCGAATTTTGATTATGTGGTTTGGGCGAACGACTATAACAATTTTTATCGTTTAAATAATGAACAATATTGGGACCCAAAACTTAGAAATGATTTTATTCCTTCCAGTTCTAGTTTTGCTATCTGGTTAGGACTTGACCAGCCTTTTGACTCACTAGGAATCAGTCAAACTTATCACAGCATTTACATTGGTGATCGGACTTTTTACAGTGAAGTTGCTCAGAAAAAAATTCCGGTAGAAACAGAATTTTTAATGGTATCTTTCCTATATTCCAAAGATCCAAAAAGTACACCTGAAAATAAGTCACAGCTATGTTTAGGTTTTGCTATGAATTTTGATTTTATGAAAGAATGTCAGACTCGCGGCATTTATAAAGATGTAAAAAAAGAAATCGAGGCGCTTTTCATCGCTCTTCTAAAAGAGCATTTTCCAATTATTGATGAAACTAAAGTTATCTGTAAAGCTTCTGCGACACCGTTAACCTATGAGCGCTATACTCATAATCGAAAAGGTTCCATGTATGGTTTTGAAAAAAAACAAGAATTTGTCATCAGTAGTCAAAGACATGAAACTACCAATACAAGCATTAAAAATCTATTTTTCTGCAGCCAATGGACCTCGATCGCAGGCGGTACATATGGAGCAGTGAAAGAAGGTATCCGAGCTGCCAATCATATTTTATCGCTAGACAATAAAGAAATCTATCAATATCAAGAATAAATGGAGGTCATTTAATGAAACACTCAATGCATAGTTCATGCTATACTGCATCATTCAGTAATCTTCTTGCTCAAAACGATCTATCAATCACAGATGAACTTCTCTTTGGAATCAGCCAAAGTTTTAGTTTCATGTATAATTACACCAACCTGCCTCAATCAGGATGGACCTTTTCGACAATAGGTTCAACCCACCAAGGAATATACACACTCTCTACGTTGCTAAACAGGGAGATCAGTATTATTTTGGTCGATGAAGAAAGCTACCTTGCAACTTTATCAAATATTATCAAAGAACACTCGTCTGCAATTATTGAAATCTCTGTAAGAGATTATATGAAAGATCCTCAAAGTGAAGAATTATTTTCATATATAAAAGAAAGCAATGTAAACCACTATGTAACGGTTCATAAAATAGATTCAGATTTTGTTTTCTTTTATGATAATTTCAGTTTCAAAATAAGAAAATTATCCATTTCAGATTTTCTTTGTGCAGTCTATCCAAAAGGCACCAATGTCTTTTATCCCTCTGAAGGTCGAATTTTTTACTATGATCGGACTAAACAAAGGAACTTAGATCAGTTGTCTAAACAAACAATCTTAGAAGCTATCCACCACACAGCTGAGCTCTTTCTTCTGTCTAATTGGGAAAGTAAAGGTCTAAATGGTCTTAATCACATGTCTCAAGAACTGTCACTTATCTTGTCTGAAAAAGAACATCTGGAAAAAAATAAAAAGCTCTTCTATTACTTCTGTATTCTTGCTGGAAATGGCGGCCTTTATAGAAGAGACTATATAAAATTTTTAAAAAAAGTAACGTCTCTTTACCCGGAAGAAGCCACGATCCTTAAAGAGATTATTAGTTTATATAAGA
The DNA window shown above is from Enterococcus sp. 4G2_DIV0659 and carries:
- a CDS encoding DUF4872 domain-containing protein, which produces MKHSMHSSCYTASFSNLLAQNDLSITDELLFGISQSFSFMYNYTNLPQSGWTFSTIGSTHQGIYTLSTLLNREISIILVDEESYLATLSNIIKEHSSAIIEISVRDYMKDPQSEELFSYIKESNVNHYVTVHKIDSDFVFFYDNFSFKIRKLSISDFLCAVYPKGTNVFYPSEGRIFYYDRTKQRNLDQLSKQTILEAIHHTAELFLLSNWESKGLNGLNHMSQELSLILSEKEHLEKNKKLFYYFCILAGNGGLYRRDYIKFLKKVTSLYPEEATILKEIISLYKIAQKKWKKIAKEIASIDIHSASLEQVTSEIENLLQEVTLVEKKAMYTLWTWTENQLSKSITFTSSFPTQKIETTSFNTLEEIIRYFMNSRIEFDLIVTKKNTIDLNIASNDQIFYWTPSNNKISEEFWEGTLNYCFKTRPLKDATILKSEEFIDKIAG
- a CDS encoding phosphopantetheine-binding protein, whose product is MTEQNVKVAKESLEMKVLEMIIDKLDLDDVDVENFDFEAPIFESYSDEEIGLGLDSVDALELVVGLNEVFELKVSDEDMAIFRSVQSIADYVREEKGME
- a CDS encoding beta-ketoacyl-[acyl-carrier-protein] synthase family protein; protein product: MTKHRVVVTGIGVICANGNNKDEFFENTINGVSGLKECSLFDGSKLSTSFVGEIEREMPYLTTSSDEPERIDHIVKNSVEELLEDSGLTKENIQQMEDRACLSFATSLASNGRILGYVNDKENGKKNADWLVKIPQFVSTIKEETGVEGGCYTTMSACAAGTTAAGIAFDLIQQENAELVIVGGADPMTEFSNYGFHALRSLSNNQCRPFDKQRDGINIGEGGAFFTFETLEHAKKRGAKIYGEVLGYGINNDAYHITSPDPKGVGATASMNMAVKDHPHVLDKINYVNAHGTGTKLNDVMEAGAIDRFFEKSQKQPYVSSNKSMIGHCLAAAGALELASTMLSIHHQIVPPTIRLEDKLDECGANHFNTSKEELVVDYALSNSFAFAGNTASIFVGRLHE
- a CDS encoding phytoene desaturase family protein, translating into MKKIAVIGSGYSGLTCATLLAKQGYNVELFEKHSVLGGYGDGFEKKGFTFHTSVYRFPSTVYTILDQVLDLTYDNFLYYYMQYHINDRKILIDDDLLNVLIREFPHQRINVERFKEKMDDVLDILNEIDQSGGNILSISVERLKEYLTFTKQTIETVLIEFFGEDALFANVFYALFDLTADMSAITIPATLCVGKDTPENKMVFGGGKQVIADLETLFLKFEGTIHRRKEVGATRIDDGSLTELQFKNGEAYSNFDYVVWANDYNNFYRLNNEQYWDPKLRNDFIPSSSSFAIWLGLDQPFDSLGISQTYHSIYIGDRTFYSEVAQKKIPVETEFLMVSFLYSKDPKSTPENKSQLCLGFAMNFDFMKECQTRGIYKDVKKEIEALFIALLKEHFPIIDETKVICKASATPLTYERYTHNRKGSMYGFEKKQEFVISSQRHETTNTSIKNLFFCSQWTSIAGGTYGAVKEGIRAANHILSLDNKEIYQYQE